From Zingiber officinale cultivar Zhangliang chromosome 5B, Zo_v1.1, whole genome shotgun sequence, the proteins below share one genomic window:
- the LOC121984733 gene encoding U1 small nuclear ribonucleoprotein C-like: MPRYYCDYCDTYLTHDSPSVRKQHNAGYKHKANVRSYYQQFEEQQTQSLIDQRIKEHLGQAAAFQVGATFNQHLMTMPGARPPLPLLIPPMLPVGASPHASMNAPLQPGVRPPVLPPPFGVPGYGAVPPVAAVPSAVGPPGAPTTPMQPTNLPRPPTLPPPIPGAMAMPTTNTTAPAIHQGNPSSAPTTSFESFNAPSGSTAP; the protein is encoded by the exons ATGCCTCG GTACTACTGCGATTACTGTGATACTTACTTGACCCACGACTCT CCATCTGTGAGAAAGCAACACAATGCTGGCTATAAACACAAG GCAAATGTACGCTCTTACTACCAGCAATTTGAGGAGCAACAAACTCAAAGTTTAATCGACCAGAGAATCAAGGAACATCTCGGTCAGGCTGCCGCTTTCCAAGTTGGTGCCACTTTTAACCAGCATCTGATGACCATGCCAGGGGCCCGACCCCCTCTTCCACTTTTAATACCTCCTATGTTGCCTGTTGGAGCATCTCCTCATGCTTCTATGAACGCACCACTTCAACCGGGGGTTAGACCCCCTGTTTTGCCACCTCCATTTGGTGTACCAG GTTATGGAGCTGTTCCTCCAGTGGCCGCTGTCCCCTCTGCAGTAGGACCACCTGGTGCACCAACGACACCAATGCAACCAACTAATCTTCCTAGGCCACCTACATTGCCACCTCCAATTCCAGGGGCCATGGCAATGCCAACTACCAACACTACTGCACCTGCTATCCATCAGGGCAACCCATCATCAGCTCCAACAACCAGCTTTGAATCTTTTAACGCTCCTTCTGGATCCACTGCTCCATAA